Genomic DNA from Candidatus Nitronereus thalassa:
ACTCCTTTGGGGTTGCGCAGGGCCACAGCCTGTCCTTTACCCCAATGCTCACTATGAGGGCGTTGGACAAGAACAGGCCGAACGGGATATTGCTGAATGTCGAGAACTAGCGGATGCGCATACGTCCTCCCCGAACCAAGGCCAAGAAATCGCCCAAGGCACTGCGGTTGGGGCCGGAGTCGGAGCCACGTCCGGCGCAGTTATTGGGGCCATTCAAGGATCGGCAGGAAAGGGCGCGGCTGTGGGCGCCGCGGCTGGCGCCACCGGCGGATTTCTAAGGTCTATGTTGCGAGGATCTGGCCCAAGCCAGACCTACAAGAATTTTGTGAACACCTGCCTCAAAGAACGAGGGTATAAGCCAATTGGGTGGGAATAGACGAAGACGGCCTTTTTGGTTCTCGCCAGTAACGGCCCTTCACGACTCACTAATTTTCGCGTTCCGTGCGGCGTAAACTCCGCATCAGTGCCTTGTCATTGAGGGCCATCTCACTCAGCGCATCCATGATGTGCAAACCTTGAGCTTCCATCAACTCTTTGGCTTTGGCGTATTGCTTGGCATTAAACCGCGCCACGGTGGGTTGGTTGTTAATCACTTGGCACGCTAACACTCCATCTTCGATTTCGAGTGTGCCCCCTTGATCAATCAACTCTTGCGCCTGGGAAATGGTGATGCCATGCAACGTGGCAAACTCTTGGATGCCACCAGTCTCCACCATGGACCCATCGGGCATCGTGCATTTGCGTTTAAAGTAGGGTGACCAATCTTTTCGGAAATCGATATATTTAATATCGCCACCCTTGGCCACAGACCTATCAAGTTTCGAATAATCAAGCCCAAGATTTTTTTGTTTAAGCCGGTCTTGTAATTCCTCAGGAAGCCCTCGAAAAAATATCCGTTCCGCCGCATCCGTCAGCGGAATATCGGAATACCGACTAAGTTGTTCCGCCTCCGCGGTTTGGGCTAAATCTAGAATCCAGGTGGATTTAGGAGTTTCTCCTGTCGAATCTATCCTGCACACAAACATTCCCCGAGTTACCACGCCACCTGTTTGTGGGTAAGAATAGATCCCACCTTCGGCCAATAAGGTCTGCATTTCCTCAATAGGGATTTCGTAACTTGCCCCAAGAATTTTGGCATGATGCTGAATATCTTCCTCTCGGGTCATGGCACAAACCATCACATTCCCGGGCGGGTCGAAATCCGTGTAATTCTCCAGAATGTTATACAGCTCAGGTTCCTTCTCCGGTTTTAATGGCCGCTTTTTGAGCTTAAACATCTTTTCATTACTCCCTACTCACATGACTTAAAGAAAATCAGACCACCGTTGCCATTATTTATCTTTGAATGATAGAACAGACACCGGCCTTTTTGAGGAGTATCCTTTCCCATGTACAAAGCACAACTCGCGGCATTATTTTGGAAGTACGAAGCCTTTAAATGGGACTCACATGATGGCTTCCTCTTGGCCTCAGGAAAAAAGAGTCCCTTTTACGTCGACTGCCGCGCGTTGCTTGCTCACCCAGATGCCCGATGGCTAGTAGCCAACTTGGCCTGTGCCTCCATCCAACAACTCCCTTTCGAAGCCATTGGCGGTTTGGAAATTGGGGCCATCCCACTGGCCACAGCTATATCCGATTATGCCTTCGCGACTCAACCTTCACGAACCTACCGCACCTTTGTTGTTCGAAAACAAGCAAAAGATCATGGGTTAGGAAAACGGATTGAGGGAGCAGCCAATGCAAACGATCGCGTGCTCGTAGTGGATGACGTACTGACAAGCGGGGGCTCTATTCTTCAAGCCCTTCGGGCCGTAGAGGAAGCAAACCTCCACGCCTCCCATGCTCTCGTCCTTGTGGACCGCCAAGAACAAGACGGCAAAAACAAAGTCGAAGCGGCAGGGGTCTCCTTGATTAGCTTGTTAAATTTGGAAGATTTAAAAGCAGCCAAACCTTAATGACATCCTCACTCTCTGCTTAGATCAAGAATTTTCACACTGAAATCGAACTCCCCACCAGTTTTCAACAATGATATCTGATCCTCCTACTCCTTCTACCACGCGTTGACGACCCTTCGTTGGTCCTTCCTTTACAATATCAAATGGCCCCCGGCAAAATTCCCGAATGGATTCAAAGGCTTCCCCTCGTTTGGGAGTCAGCATTTGACCATCCGTCCCTTTATAGAGATACATCATCACACCACGCCCCTTACCTTCAGGGACCATCTGTAACCCACCACCGCATCCAGCTAAAAGGGCAAATCCGCAGAAAAGACCAACTCTTGACCAGAGGGAAAGGCTGGGCATACGATATCTTACAAGGGATGTCTTTTCATGCATCGAGGTTTCTCAAAAAAAACGGGTTATTCCGTTTCAACATTAAGGAGACCGCTATGAGGAACTTAAAAGTATATTTCCCGTTGTTGGGTTTTTGCAGTCTATTCATGATCGCCATCGGGTCCCCTGCTGTGGCCGCGGAAGATTTTTATGTGCTGAGCGTCCATGAATTAAACGGGGGATTAAACAAGGCACCCAGTCTCGCACAAAAAGGATTCACCCTTATCGATGTCCGTGCTCCGGAAGAACATAGCACAGGATTTATTCCCGGGACCGACCTGAATATTGATTTTCGCGAAATTGGTGCTCGTCACCGGGAGATAGGCGCACGATTGGACGACCATATTGTAGTCTACTGCCAATCTGGACACCGCAGTAACATTGCCGCTGAAACCTTAGCCAGTCTTGGGTATACCCACGTCTATAACGTAGCCGGCAGCATGAATGCTTGGGCCGAGGCTGGATATCCCATTCAGACAGTCAACCGATAAACTATGTAAAATTTCTTTTTATACATTTCTACAAATTCTATAAACACCAAATACGAAAGCCGAATTTCCAAACAACGCCCAAATAAAAAATGCGAAATTTTCAATTTTGGAAATTTCATTTTTCGGATTTCGATATTTGCGTTTTGAACTTGGGATTTTGTTTCTCAATCAACAACAGAGGTTGAGGGACCCTCCTCTACGATCTCAGAAAAAATGATATCAAACTGTTCGTGAATCTCTCGAAATGCATCAAGAAGTTGTGGATCGAAATGCGAAGGCCGGGTTCGATGATCTCCGTGCAGCATAATGTCACAGACCTTGGCATGGGAAAATGCTGGCTTATATGGCCTTTGACTTCGCAACGCATCATAGGTATCCACCAACATGACCATGCGGCCGCCAAGGGGAATTTCAGTTTTTTGTAAACCCTGCGGATAACCCGTCCCGTCCCAGCGCTCATGATGCGTCAATGCGATCTCGCGCGCGGTCTCTAATAGTTGCGACGGGGAACCGGTTAACAGATTGGCGCCAAATACCGGGTGCTGTTTCACGATATCCCATTCTTGTTCATCCAACGGACCCCGTTTCTGCATAATCATATCCGGAATACTCACTTTGCCCACATCATGCATGGGTGCGGCATCGAATATTAGTTGAGCCTCATCTTCACTAAGCCCAATACTGAGCCCAAGGGTTTTGGCATAATGACTTAATCGTTGAATATGCGTGCCCGTTTCTTCGTCTTTATATCGTGAAGCCAGTGTAAGCCTGACTACCGTATCTGCATAGGCTTTTTCCAATTCCATAGTTTTCTGTCGCTCAGCATGGTAGGCAGCTTTTAGATCTTGGGCATAGGCTTGCATTTGTTTATTGACGGCCTCCAGCTTTTTCGCTTTCTTTTTCTCACGAACTAGCAACTCCTTGAGATCCTTGGCGTAAATAGCGAGCTGTGATTTGGCCGCGCGAAGTTGTTTGTTCAAATCATGATCGGGGACTGAAGGAGGAGAAAGTTTCATAGATGGTTACCCCGCAAATCTGGCTGAGGATTCCCCCATC
This window encodes:
- a CDS encoding glycine zipper family protein, producing the protein MLSTFTKSTFRQKLLIALLALLLWGCAGPQPVLYPNAHYEGVGQEQAERDIAECRELADAHTSSPNQGQEIAQGTAVGAGVGATSGAVIGAIQGSAGKGAAVGAAAGATGGFLRSMLRGSGPSQTYKNFVNTCLKERGYKPIGWE
- a CDS encoding rhodanese-like domain-containing protein, with the translated sequence MRNLKVYFPLLGFCSLFMIAIGSPAVAAEDFYVLSVHELNGGLNKAPSLAQKGFTLIDVRAPEEHSTGFIPGTDLNIDFREIGARHREIGARLDDHIVVYCQSGHRSNIAAETLASLGYTHVYNVAGSMNAWAEAGYPIQTVNR
- a CDS encoding HD-GYP domain-containing protein; translated protein: MKLSPPSVPDHDLNKQLRAAKSQLAIYAKDLKELLVREKKKAKKLEAVNKQMQAYAQDLKAAYHAERQKTMELEKAYADTVVRLTLASRYKDEETGTHIQRLSHYAKTLGLSIGLSEDEAQLIFDAAPMHDVGKVSIPDMIMQKRGPLDEQEWDIVKQHPVFGANLLTGSPSQLLETAREIALTHHERWDGTGYPQGLQKTEIPLGGRMVMLVDTYDALRSQRPYKPAFSHAKVCDIMLHGDHRTRPSHFDPQLLDAFREIHEQFDIIFSEIVEEGPSTSVVD
- the pyrE gene encoding orotate phosphoribosyltransferase, coding for MYKAQLAALFWKYEAFKWDSHDGFLLASGKKSPFYVDCRALLAHPDARWLVANLACASIQQLPFEAIGGLEIGAIPLATAISDYAFATQPSRTYRTFVVRKQAKDHGLGKRIEGAANANDRVLVVDDVLTSGGSILQALRAVEEANLHASHALVLVDRQEQDGKNKVEAAGVSLISLLNLEDLKAAKP